The genomic segment TAGGCAAAAACAGGTTTTACCACCACTAGAATCACCGCGGCAAATAAAATAATCACTGGCAACTCATTGAAGACGCGATAAAAAACATGGGTATGACGATTTTGATCGAGAGCAAATTGTTTAAGATAATAACCGCAAATAATGTGGTACACCCATAATAACATCACTAAAAACATTTTAAGATGAAACCAAGCGGCATGAGCATAATATTGAGGATTAAAGGTGATGAGTAGTATTCCAAACAACGTGGCGAGGATCGCAAAAGGAGTGGTGAAATAATATAATTTTCGCTCCATCACTTTAAAACGTTCACGACCAATTGTATCTGTAGTTTGCGCATGATAAACGAATAAGCGAGGCAAATAAAAAATCCCGCTAAACCAACAAACTACAAAAATAATGTGAAATGCTAAAATCCATTGCATAATACGGTGTTAACCTTTTAAGTGAATGCTAAAAATAAGTCGGTAAGAAAGGATAAATTGCCTAAGAAAATTAAGCAAACAAAAATGCTAGTTTTCGTCTTTGGTTAGACTTGCTATACTTAACGCTAGTTTTAAATAATCAAAATGTGTCCCGCAATTTGGAGAACATCATGAGCACGCTGACGCAAGAATATCAACCCGCACAAGAAGACTTGTTAATCTTCACCCAAAATGCTGCGCGCAAAGTGTGGCAGCTTATCGAAGATGAAAATAATTTCGATTTAAAACTGCGAGTGTTTGTCACTGGCGGCGGGTGCTCAGGATTTCAATATGGCTTTACCTTCGATGAAGTGGTGAATGAAGATGATACCGTCATTGCTCGAAATATTGATGAAGAGGGTGGCGAAGGTTCAGGTTCTAAATCGGTCACCTTGTTAATCGATCCGTTAAGTTTTCAATACTTAGTTGGTGCTGAAATTGACTACAAAGAAGATATCGAAGGCTCACAATTTGTCATCCGTAATCCTAATGCCCAAACAACTTGCGGTTGTGGTTCGTCATTTTCAATTTAACGCCGAAAAAAAGTGTCATCATCGTCTTCCGGCTTTTTCTCTAGCGATAAGCCAGTAATACTCTTTTTCTCTTTTTTCTTTTCTTCTTTGCTAAAAGACTGTGTCGAATTTTTTTCAGTATCGTCTTCTTTTTGCAACTGACTCATATCAACGGTATTTTCTTCAATCGAAATCGCTAAACGTAAATCGTTAGCTGAGTCGGCGTTTGCTAGCGCATCATCATAGGTAATTTTGCCGTCTTTATATAACTGAAATAACGCCATATCAAATGTTTGCATGCCTTGATGTTCTGAACGACGCATTACGTCTTTAATTTCGCGTAACTCGCCACGCTTAATCAATTCACTAATGAGTGGACTATTTAATAATACTTCGACAGCGGGCACTTTTCCGCCCTGAATGCTTGAAATTAACCGTTGTGAAATAATCGCACGCATATTCAACGATAAATCCAATAAAGTTCGAGCGTGACGTTCTTCAGGAAAAAAACTTAAAATCCGCGCAAACGCTTGATTAGCATTATTAGCGTGTAGCGTAGAAAGACATAAATGCCCAGTTTCGGCGAAGGTGATAGCGTGTTCCATGGTTTCGCGTGTACGAATTTCCCCAATTAAAATCACATCAGGTGCTTGCCGTAAAGTATTTTTTAATGCTTCGTCATAACTTAAGGTATCAAAGCCCACTTCGCGTTGTTCGATGATGGCTTGCTTGTGAGGGTGAATAAATTCCATGGGATCTTCAATGGTAATAATATGACAGGCATCGTTTTCATTTCGATAATTAATCATCGCCGCCAGTGACGTCGATTTACCAGAACTGGTTGCACCCACAAATAACACTAAGCCGCGTTTATACATCACCACTTTGCGAAAAACATCGACGGGTAATCCCATACTTTCCATATCGGGCATGATTAATTTAATACTACGAATGACC from the Legionellales bacterium genome contains:
- the erpA gene encoding iron-sulfur cluster insertion protein ErpA; translated protein: MSTLTQEYQPAQEDLLIFTQNAARKVWQLIEDENNFDLKLRVFVTGGGCSGFQYGFTFDEVVNEDDTVIARNIDEEGGEGSGSKSVTLLIDPLSFQYLVGAEIDYKEDIEGSQFVIRNPNAQTTCGCGSSFSI
- a CDS encoding PilT/PilU family type 4a pilus ATPase, with the protein product MEFQEYLNIMVAEDASDLFLTTGARATIRTSLGMLPIEEDPLPEGFVKKMAFKIMNPEQQKEFEKKLEMNLAYATEGARFRVNIFQQRNEVGMVIRSIKLIMPDMESMGLPVDVFRKVVMYKRGLVLFVGATSSGKSTSLAAMINYRNENDACHIITIEDPMEFIHPHKQAIIEQREVGFDTLSYDEALKNTLRQAPDVILIGEIRTRETMEHAITFAETGHLCLSTLHANNANQAFARILSFFPEERHARTLLDLSLNMRAIISQRLISSIQGGKVPAVEVLLNSPLISELIKRGELREIKDVMRRSEHQGMQTFDMALFQLYKDGKITYDDALANADSANDLRLAISIEENTVDMSQLQKEDDTEKNSTQSFSKEEKKKEKKSITGLSLEKKPEDDDDTFFRR
- a CDS encoding CopD family protein, translating into MQWILAFHIIFVVCWFSGIFYLPRLFVYHAQTTDTIGRERFKVMERKLYYFTTPFAILATLFGILLITFNPQYYAHAAWFHLKMFLVMLLWVYHIICGYYLKQFALDQNRHTHVFYRVFNELPVIILFAAVILVVVKPVFA